AAACCTGACCACTTGAATGCTGCAGCCAGTGTGATGGTTAAAGGGGTCTAGGATGTAAACCCTATACAGTAAGAAACATTTAAGTAAAAATAGTCTTGTGCTGATTTAATACAGTAAAAAATTTGTTTGCAATGGTGTAGATGGCCTTTAAGCTGTATTTATGAAAGGTTTGAGTTACTAAGTAGTCCAAGGCTAGCCATATTGTGGAAGCAGCAGTGTTTCCCCTCTGCTGTCCAAATTTGATAAGAGGTGACTGTCGATGGAAAGAGACATTACAGGGCAACATTGCCTCTGAACCCTACAAAATTGTATTAAGTCAAGTGTTTTGGTCGTGTAGTGCAGTGTTCCCCAGCtacagtcctcagggcccacctgctggtCATCTTTTCACGATTTTCTTAAGGTGGATTTGGACGGGGAGACGAGCAGTAGATTGTGAGTGTTCTTAACCATGCCGTTCAAATGTGCCCTGTATTGGTTCGTATAAAGACTGCATGTAGTTCACACTGTTGATACTAAATGTTGACTTACCTGACCTTTCCCTTGATATACAGGTATTTTTTTGTACAGGACAGACACCTGGCTTCCATAGTCGATTCCTGGTATTGCAATAAacctaaatgtgttttttttgtttatagggTCAGGGACAGATTCCGACAGTGATGATTCTCCTCCAGAGCTGGAACAGGACACACAGACATCTACACAGCAGGCCCAGGTAAGCATAGTGCGCTGTACATTTATTTTGCTATCTGCCTGATATCTCTGTGAATGCTTTTTGTGCACAATGTTTTCTTTATGCTAACACCATGTCTGATTCAGTTGGCAGCAGCGGCAGAAATAGACGAGGAACCTGTCAGCAAAGCAAAACAGAGCAGGAGCGAAAAGAAAGCACGAAAGGTATTGCATCCTTTATCGTCAGAAGCGATTACTGCTTTAGGTGCAGTTCCACCTTTATGAAATCTTGGAGCTTTTTCcacacgctttttttttttttttttttaataggcatTTTATTTGAATTTATTTTGTTCAAGGCTTTTTAAGGTCATGTACAAACTGGCTgcagtgttttattaataaataaatcctGTGTGTGAAGCCAGCTTTGAAGTTTTGCCTTTAGAGAACCACTTCACTTGCCATGATCCTATTGGGGGGGGTTTAGGGTGCTACAAAAAGTAACTGGTGCACCCCTTTATTACATAGGTAATGGAGTCAGTAATTTCTTTCATTTATTACTTTCAAAGGACTTGTAAAAGTGGCTTCAGTTATTGGTTTCCATTTATGGCAATACATAAGACTATGATTTTCGCAAATACAATTAATCATGGCTGCTGTACACAATGATGACACAAGTGGGTAGATTTCCTGTAAAGATTGCTTGGAGTAGAACATCTTATTGGTTGTAACtttaaaaatatagaatatgaaTGTTTAAAGGCTTTCATATTTTATACAAATTTGGTGTATGTACATcatctttttgttttttaaaccagGCTATGTCAAAGTTGGGGCTTCGCCAGGTCACCGGAGTTACAAGAGTCACAATCCGAAAATCTAAGAACATTTTGTTTGTTATAACCAAGCCAGACGTATACAAGAGCCCAGCATCCGACACCTACATAGTCTTTGGAGAAGCAAAGGTGTGTTTCTGCAGCCTGTGAGGctcaagactttttttttttttgtagtctaATTTCACACTTTCTGTAGGGAACTGCAGAAAGGCTCATCtggtagagaacagcctgcctgagTTTTCTAGTTTGGCACTGCTGAATTCTGCTGCTTTCCAGCCAgaccccattgattataatggatTCAGCAGAGTTCTGACtgctacccagcaaatatgccaagaatcagctggacaaaaaccacTGCACGCAGCTGTTTTTGTCTGGCCCGAACACCCGGCTGCAGGTGTGAAAGAAGCTTTACTTTAAACCAGCAACACGTACTAAAGATATTTTGTACATTATAGATTGAAGATCTCTCACAACAAGCCCAGCTGGCGGCTGCCGAAAAATTCAAGGTACAGGGAGAAGGAGTCTCAAACATACAGGAAAACACACAAACTCCCACAGTACAGGAGGAGAGCGAAGAGGAAGAGGTAAGAGCATTGATGTTTCTTAGTAAGCATTGCATGCATAGTAACGGAAAGCAATCTCATCCTCTAAAAGACAAACTATGGGGTAAAATGCTCAAATTGAAATGTTCATCTCCTCAGGTTGATGAGACTGGCGTAGAAGTGAAGGACATTGAACTTGTAATGTCACAAGCAAACGTGTCCAGGGCGAAGGCTGTACGTGCTCTAAAGAACAACAGCAACGACATTGTAAATGCCATCATGGTAAGTCTCTGCACACAGCTATGGACGTGTTTTCAGTAGGTATTCTGTTTGCTTGGCTGTTACTTCATAGTGGTTACACCTCTTACTGGAGCAGATGACTAGTAAAACACaattaaaactatataaatttggtatcacagtAATCGCACTTACCTGAATAGGGTCGCCATGTCATTTTTAGATAGCAGTAAAATGAAACCCAAAAAACCTTGGCGGGATTGCTTCCTCCCCCCCACAAAAACAAACTCTCATATGGCCATTAGAAGGGAGGGTGGAAAAACTAGTGCATTTCCTTGCACAGAAAAGTCTTGACAGCCCACAGATCCACAATCGTATCTAAAGCTGCTTTAATAGCTGTTGGCTCAGCCGGCGGCTACCTCTCCTAACTTGCATACATGCTCAATTTGGCTAAGCCTGTATGTATCCTCAATGAGGTGAAAGCCGCTACTAGGCGCTTCTGGTGGCATCCTATTTCCTGGGAGAATAAAAGGATTGgatgaaaaaaaatcattttgccCTATTCTCTCCCTTGGCATCAATcaagagctccccatacacattagattcatCTGAACCCACTATTTTCAGTGGGTTTGGCTGACCATACACTAATGTATATAAAGGCTGTTATTGCTGGCTTGGCTTGCTTTTGAGCAGGGCTGGTCTAGTTGTGCACAGATAACTAGGACTTGCTAAAGTTGATTTACTATTGGCTTTTTGGTTGTAATGCCAATAGTAGGTGGCTGTTCGATGTGTACCAGCTCAGATATAACAGCTGATGCCATTTGCCTAGTTAAGAGTCCATATCATTTTCATCTACTcgagttcatttttattttttccttctctCCCTGTAGGAGTTGACGATGTGAGCGTCGCTCAGACTGAACACATTTGGTCTTGCTCGTGGGTCGGTGCAGCTGAAATTGAGATTTATACTATTTCTATTGATTTAATAAAGTTGTGGCTTATTGTTGGTGACTTACTACTTGAAGTGTTTTTCTCCTCTTCCCATTCCCCCACCCCCTTCTATTCAATTCTTACACATGTACAAAGTCTTTATCAGACAACTTGACAACGCAACATGAAAGTAGAAAATGGATTCTGCTTGCCAACTTTTAAGGAACACTACATGGGCAAACATCCAGAGTTAGAAGAAATGTTGCACGTGAAAAAATTGAAGTCCAGCACCAGAAGTATCAGAAAATAAGATAAAATCCAAGCGTTAATTCAATAAGATGAATATGGTGCATCTGCTCATCGGGAAGCGCAAAATCTACTTGTGTGTTTTTGGAAGAGTTCCTTATTCATAGCACAGTGAAAACAATGCTGCTGGGCTGGAGGAGTGAGACCCTGTCTTGACTGGGCTGTACTCTGACACTTGTGAGCAAGTTAGGAGGGTCTCTATGAGATTTGTGGATTGACATGCTTTCCTTGTAGCTCCCTTTACTATGAATCATCCTGTCACCATCAACACCGCAGACATCTCACACAGAATTTTattgacgtcacatggcctagacacagctcagccacattgataagtgaatggggctgagctgccaagcacagctgctatgaaACAGGGCACAGCAGTTAAATACAAAGCGGGTATAGCTGAGTGCAGCGCGGGAAAGGCAAAGGGGGGCCGTGCACAGTGCAGTCAGTATAGCAGAGGTAGGGGGCTGCCATGAGAAGCAGAAATCAATGATCTGGCAGAatgttatacagtcctgatcaaaagtttaagaccacttgaaaaatggcaacaaaaaaaatcatatttaacaaggttccaagtagagcttcaacatgcaacaagaagaaatgggagtgagacaaaacattttttgagcatttaatttaataaaaactCTGAATAAACTGCTTGATGCAagagtttccatgaggtgagtgggaacattctcccaagtggtgaagactgccTCATGAAGG
This is a stretch of genomic DNA from Bufo gargarizans isolate SCDJY-AF-19 chromosome 3, ASM1485885v1, whole genome shotgun sequence. It encodes these proteins:
- the NACA gene encoding nascent polypeptide-associated complex subunit alpha isoform X13, which encodes MPGEATETVPVAEQELHQPQAETGSGTDSDSDDSPPELEQDTQTSTQQAQLAAAAEIDEEPVSKAKQSRSEKKARKAMSKLGLRQVTGVTRVTIRKSKNILFVITKPDVYKSPASDTYIVFGEAKIEDLSQQAQLAAAEKFKVQGEGVSNIQENTQTPTVQEESEEEEVDETGVEVKDIELVMSQANVSRAKAVRALKNNSNDIVNAIMELTM